The nucleotide window GGGGTGGAGCATGTAGAAGACACAGAGTTAAGGGGAGTGAACTCAACACACAGGGGAGGGCTCCGGCGTGCTGGGGACAGACTCACGGACGCTTTGCTGGGCAAACACACGCCATCCAAGTTTCTCTCTGCGCTGGGTCCTGCATTCCCCAGGTGAGTTGAGACGATAGGCAGAGGCCCCTCGTTGGGTCTGAAGGGAAATTTCCTTTCTAAAACCACCTAGAAGCCACAGAAATTTGCCACTGTCAAGGAAAACCAGGAggactccctgccactgggtATGAGCAGGGTTAGGCTGTGAAACTCCCTGCCACTGGGTATCAGTGGGGTTAGCCCAATAAACTCCCTGCACTGGGTTGCACTGGGGTTAACCTGGAGCATTCAACAGACAGAAGTAGGAGGTGAGATCTCTGACATGGGtgaatttttctctccttttcacatTTAATCTGATGAGGTGTTTCCCACTTATGAAGCTCTAAGACAATGgacccccacatccctcccacagcccaggagttctgacccccatccctgcaccccaTTGTAAGAGCCGAggatagaaaccaggagtcccagctcccacCCCCCCTTCTTTAACCATTAGGCCATTCTGCAGAGGAGAAAGAACTCCAATCTAACAAGGCCATGGGGGGCGCTGTCCAGGTAGAGGTAAGAACCCCGAGGTTCTAGACCCAGTTGGGAATCTAGAACCCATAGACTTTGAGTTTGAACACATTGAGAGGCTTACAAGAAATGAGATTCCAGAGCCAgccagtgatgcagaatccaaGAGAGTCATTTAGGATAGAATACATTGTGCAGGGCTGGCAGTAAGGCGGGAGGGGCAGAGAAGTAGGTCAGTGGCTTGAGGCTTCCTGTGTTATAATGAGGATGAGAAGGACCCTGTCCTCTCTCACAAGTCAGGGTATAGCATGAATTCCTGTGACAGGCAGATGAGCACAGAAGGTTGGGAGTGGGGCAGCTTTTTCCAGCTTGTAGCAGTTACTTCCACCATCACCAGCTCCTGCATACTAGGAGTCAACAGCACCGATCCCTGCCTCCCTGACCCAGCTAATCCCTGCCCTGGAGACAGGTTGGAGCTGGCGATTGCTAGGGAGGAAAGGCCCTGTGTCCTATTCCCCACCTCTCTGTGCCAGCCCGTCATCAAGATCACAGCAATGTGGTATTCTCAGCTTCGCTGTGTATTTGACCTACCAGATTGTCCcctttccccactcctccccagtcTGCTATCCCTCTTTTCCTCCTCTGCGGCCCATAGTTCTGCCTTGTAGCAGGGAGTTCCACCGGCTATAGCCCAGTTGCTGAGAATACCCAGCCTGGATATTCTGGAGGACAAGAGCATACCGAACTATGTCCTGTCCAATAGTGTGTTCCTAACCCCCTCTGTTATTTCTTcactcctcctcttccactgTCCCATTTCCTGTCTTTTGTCATCCCTTCCAACCCCTCTTCTGTTTGCCCCAGGGTACCATGGACACGACTCTCCCACCAACCACTGGGGAAAATTCCAGCCAGACCCCAGCAGCTGCGAGCTCCGCTCACCTGGCCTCTGCAGTGTTGCTCTTCGCCACCTTCCTGGTGGGTGTGGTGGGGAACGGGCTGTACCTGTGGGTGCTGGGACTGAAGATGAGGAGGACGGTGACCACGATATGGTTTCTCTCCCTGGTCTCCTGCTACCTCCTCTTCACCCTGCTGATCCCCTTCTTTATCGTCTCCCTCCTCATGGGTTTCCACTGGGTCTTCGGCACAGCCATGTGCAAGATCCTCAATACCTGCATCTCTCTGGGCATGTTCTCCTCTGTCTTCATTCTCACACTCATCAGCCTGGACCGCTACACCCTCACTCACCATCCCATCTGGTGCCGGAATCACCGCACTGTGCCCCGGGCTGGGAAGCTGGTTGTGGGCGTGTGGCTGGCCTCCTTCTGTATCAGCACTCCCTACCTGGCTTTCCGGGAGACCAGGGTGTTGGACGGGGGCAGAATCATCTGCATTAACAAT belongs to Natator depressus isolate rNatDep1 chromosome 24, rNatDep2.hap1, whole genome shotgun sequence and includes:
- the LOC141977364 gene encoding putative G-protein coupled receptor 33, which translates into the protein MDTTLPPTTGENSSQTPAAASSAHLASAVLLFATFLVGVVGNGLYLWVLGLKMRRTVTTIWFLSLVSCYLLFTLLIPFFIVSLLMGFHWVFGTAMCKILNTCISLGMFSSVFILTLISLDRYTLTHHPIWCRNHRTVPRAGKLVVGVWLASFCISTPYLAFRETRVLDGGRIICINNYTLSRVWNGAEPQELGRRVHVAVFTVRFLLGFLLPFCTITGCYVHVGLKMKEKKLTWAGKPFKVMVAAMVSFFLGWLPYHLYHGLKLYKKEVPESVMGTLLVIYTFTSCFNACFTPILYLFVGEKFWQVFRTSFLTLVKAAFVDDLGSSACESSGRYENAKQVSRFLPHSEL